A genomic segment from Torulaspora globosa chromosome 3, complete sequence encodes:
- the MIM2 gene encoding Mim2p (ancestral locus Anc_8.285), with product MWLQFPAWLSRLTNTSYKNSQESTEEADLEADMSGGNSFDLLQSLREVEEVEVVRHSSNGFEIEELDLQEAEIEMDDEDVDTSEDGSSEFGSDELDDILRSQLLDAQQQWEESLEQLSKVLNWVLLPLIGKFMGRRTAKVIWQHVMEYLWR from the coding sequence ATGTGGCTGCAATTTCCGGCTTGGCTTTCTAGGCTGACAAATACAAGCTATAAGAATAGCCAGGAGTCGACAGAGGAAGCCGATTTAGAGGCTGATATGAGTGGTGGCAATTCGTTCGACCTGCTGCAATCACTGAGGGAAGTCGAGGAAGTGGAAGTGGTGCGACACTCGAGCAATGGGTTCGAGatagaagagctggatcTCCAGGAAGCAGAGATTGAGATGGACGATGAGGACGTTGACACTAGTGAGGACGGAAGTTCTGAGTTCGGGAGCGACGAGTTGGACGATATACTCCGGTcgcagctgctggatgcGCAGCAACAATGGGAAGAATCGCTGGAACAGCTGAGTAAGGTGCTGAATTGGGTGCTGCTACCATTGATAGGCAAATTCATGGGAAGGCGAACGGCTAAAGTGATATGGCAGCATGTAATGGAGTATCTGTGGCGATAG
- the SWF1 gene encoding palmitoyltransferase SWF1 (ancestral locus Anc_8.286): protein MGCFGVILLLAAVLQAVVLLLSPFYKAKSPFSWYYTRIFKPLLQDDQRYQWKFYLVPCFYMSLYGYIVYVLIQQVLPAVQGRLWLIEKVAVIPILLLITPVLGFLSMIVTPETTRSHLPGFPDQYEPDGIIYYPGITCRTCHLRKPARSKHCNICQACVLVADHHCIWVNNCIGKGNYVYFFSFLLANVASLSYGFLRVLQISVTGSERYTRSTVIFMILCGTFAVICGVFTALQLQLVSDGMTTNERDKWYTIQQIMREGSLVRTPQGEWFIRAAHNPAEFFSTNAYDDKAYALKNYKLIRDPSQIPNIYDYGSLWQNLKRLCT, encoded by the coding sequence ATGGGCTGCTTCGGTGTAATCCTACTTCTGGCAGCAGTGCTACAGGCTGTAGTTCTTCTGCTCTCTCCATTTTATAAGGCTAAGTCGCCCTTTTCGTGGTATTATACCCGTATATTCAAGCCGCTGCTGCAAGATGACCAGCGGTACCAATGGAAGTTCTACCTAGTGCCGTGTTTCTACATGTCCCTGTATGGTTACATCGTCTATGTGCTGATTCAACAGGTGTTGCCTGCAGTTCAAGGTCGCCTCTGGCTGATTGAAAAGGTCGCTGTTATTCCGATTCTGCTGCTTATTACACCGGTTTTGGGATTCCTGAGCATGATCGTAACACCAGAAACCACTAGAAGCCACCTGCCAGGCTTTCCGGACCAGTACGAGCCCGACGGCATCATTTATTACCCCGGCATCACTTGCCGCACATGCCATCTCAGGAAACCCGCCCGCTCTAAGCATTGCAACATATGCCAAGCCTGCGTCCTCGTGGCAGATCATCACTGCATATGGGTTAACAACTGCATCGGCAAGGGAAACTACGTCTACTTCTTTTCGTTTCTGCTTGCCAACGTGGCATCGCTTTCCTACGGGTTTCTGAGGGTCCTACAAATCTCAGTCACCGGTTCTGAGCGGTATACTCGAAGCACTGTGATATTCATGATTCTGTGCGGTACCTTTGCCGTCATATGCGGCGTGTTCACCGCATTGCAACTGCAGCTGGTCAGCGACGGCATGACAACCAACGAGAGAGATAAGTGGTACACCATCCAGCAAATTATGAGAGAGGGCTCGCTGGTCAGGACGCCGCAAGGCGAATGGTTTATCAGAGCCGCTCACAATCCGGCCGAGTTTTTCAGCACGAATGCCTACGACGACAAGGCGTATGCCCTCAAGAACTACAAGCTCATTCGAGACCCATCGCAGATACCCAACATCTACGATTACGGATCCCTGTGGCAGAATCTCAAGCGGCTCTGCACGTGA
- the MTC5 gene encoding Mtc5p (ancestral locus Anc_8.288), which translates to MAGHVGEDPYESPTFGKSLSLRVDGDVNAISINPSGRDVVLASRQGLHVIDLDDPFSPPRWLRHVTPWQVADVQWCPHPAKPHWVISTSNQKAIIWNLARSSSDAIEHVLHKHFRAITDINFNSQRPDILATCSVDTYVHAWDMRSPGRPFYTTRDWFAGASQVKWSFKDQNVLASAHANDISIWDLRKGSTPLAKLVGHKSGVNSVDFNRFKSHEIMTASNDGTVKFWDYSTSGSELKKTIRADFPVWRGRYLPFGEGCCLLPTIGGGNSIYLASLKDQNASDNDSKLQPIYAFKGHSDRVIDFLWRSRNRTDTLLDEREFQLVTWSKDCDLRLWPVPEMIYSKVNFERGKRLEEKLPNYEYATYNREHDEQHFEPGNNNRRRKETFVTTSGLSKKNDVNYITWLSGVRMNHTASTDNIFSERSIQNLGEEVSSIGHKFPKIVFEKISVSTGELILNLNGPWSETNPEGYVFLRVEVSVPRNYPSRGCAPSFKIEDSGSLSSEQAQKIIGRLKEISQKYTDSGLYCLEPCLRHLLGESINLDDLSQEVEPLLNFEITDHIGFDNLSSVPSSENSSQIFTDASSDSESDNIKDALATSDNQPFRASDKRDLSFDSTPVPNECGAVWSPTGQLLCFFASESQLEKKQQAMLRLGGKEHTRQPRHSKNEVQLWGSHETSADNRALEKTARPKRYIQTIAGFSSAPRGANYSSDDQSSDGYSSDDFDDDWCDVLRNEMVVRTKLPALHGKFSKPFGSMHSDSAKTLDSSKKLKNIIFFKDFQHLIADRRELALEYQLTDSNLEKMTRNNALVAEKYNMEEISHCWQVLSDMLMKKEEDDPYDLVWDNHPMGIKWFVKEAIKYFEQKNNLQMLAMLFCVVANQFCPNQSKNSTDHESRIMKKKVESLVTFCTNDVVGSFRTDLHSHCSSSLASNSLEAINRSRHSPDDVSVKSEDYFSMRHHSYNGQPSGTTPPLPGRNHRTQAQTPDVYVQLLYDDVLESIENPNRNLLDPPEARKLASYSYQYAKLLSRWLLPIERVEMIKISFDAKKDSTDYEPQIADENRDLYGGIVTTWRQNEGDKPLFQNCNYCGLKVTRSIFVCQSCEHIMHSACATEWWQSSQECASGCRCRCPEVFPCT; encoded by the coding sequence ATGGCAGGCCATGTTGGTGAGGATCCCTACGAGTCGCCGACATTCGGCAAATCGCTCTCTTTGAGAGTTGACGGTGATGTGAATGCTATCTCGATAAACCCGTCGGGAAGGGATGTGGTGTTGGCTAGCAGACAAGGCTTACACGTCATTGATCTAGATGATCCTTTCTCGCCTCCTCGATGGCTTCGGCATGTTACGCCATGGCAAGTCGCTGATGTCCAGTGGTGTCCCCATCCAGCCAAACCCCATTGGGTCATTTCGACTTCGAACCAGAAAGCTATCATTTGGAATTTGGCAAGGTCCTCATCTGATGCCATTGAACATGTGTTGCACAAGCATTTCCGAGCTATAACAGATATTAACTTCAATTCGCAGCGCCCAGATATCCTAGCGACCTGCTCGGTGGACACTTACGTGCATGCCTGGGACATGCGAAGCCCCGGTAGACCATTTTACACTACTAGAGATTGGTTTGCCGGAGCTTCTCAGGTCAAATGGAGTTTCAAGGATCAGAACGTGCTGGCATCCGCTCATGCAAATGATATATCCATCTGGGATCTCAGAAAAGGATCGACACCATTAGCTAAGTTGGTGGGACACAAAAGTGGTGTGAACAGTGTTGATTTTAATCGATTCAAGAGCCATGAGATCATGACAGCTTCGAATGATGGGACAGTGAAATTTTGGGATTATTCCACAAGCGGTTCAGAGTTGAAAAAGACCATTCGAGCAGATTTCCCGGTGTGGAGGGGCAGATATTTGCCCTTTGGGGAGGGCTGTTGTCTACTCCCGACAATCGGCGGTGGAAATTCGATCTACTTAGCTAGCCTAAAGGACCAAAACGCTTCAGATAACGATTCGAAGTTGCAACCCATTTATGCTTTCAAAGGTCACTCAGATCGGGTGATAGACTTTCTctggagatcaagaaatcgCACTGATACGCTGCTTGATGAGAGGGAGTTTCAGCTGGTTACCTGGTCGAAAGACTGCGACCTGCGGTTATGGCCTGTTCCTGAAATGATATATAGTAAAGTGAACTTCGAACGAGGCAAAAGGCTTGAGGAAAAATTGCCCAACTATGAGTACGCTACGTACAACAGAGAACACGATGAGCAACATTTTGAGCCGGGGAACAATAATAGACGAAGGAAGGAGACCTTTGTGACAACGTCTGGattgagcaagaagaatgaCGTCAACTATATTACTTGGCTGTCGGGCGTGAGAATGAACCACACAGCCTCTACGGATAACATCTTCTCGGAGCGTTCTATACAAAACCTTGGGGAAGAAGTCAGTTCTATTGGACATAAATTTCCCAAGATTGTCTTCGAGAAAATTTCAGTCTCAACAGGTGAGCTGATTCTCAATTTGAATGGGCCATGGTCTGAGACCAACCCAGAGGGGTATGTTTTCTTGAGAGTGGAAGTTAGCGTGCCAAGGAATTATCCTTCGAGAGGGTGCGCTccttctttcaaaatagAGGATAGCGGTAGCTTATCATCAGAGCAAGCACAGAAAATTATCGGAAGATTGAAAGAAATTTCTCAGAAGTATACCGATTCAGGACTGTATTGCTTAGAGCCTTGCTTGAGACATCTCCTTGGGGAATCGATTAATCTGGATGACTTGTCGCAGGAAGTTGAGCCACTTCTCAATTTTGAGATCACTGATCACATCGGCTTTGATAATTTGTCTTCTGTTCCAAGCTCGGAGAATTCGTCGCAGATCTTTACAGATGCGTCATCAGATTCAGAAAGTGATAATATCAAAGATGCACTGGCCACTAGTGATAATCAACCTTTCAGGGCCTCTGATAAAAGAGATCTATCTTTTGATAGCACTCCTGTGCCTAACGAGTGTGGTGCGGTATGGTCTCCAACGGGGCAGCTTCTGTGCTTCTTTGCATCCGAAAGTCAGCTAGAAAAGAAGCAACAGGCAATGCTTCGACTAGGAGGAAAAGAGCATACTAGACAACCAAGACATTCCAAAAATGAGGTCCAATTATGGGGGTCTCATGAGACGTCTGCTGATAACCGAGCGCTGGAGAAAACAGCAAGGCCCAAACGCTACATCCAAACAATAGCAGGATTTTCGAGCGCTCCCAGAGGTGCAAATTACTCATCTGATGATCAATCCTCTGATGGATACTCCTCCGATGATTTCGATGATGATTGGTGTGACGTACTAAGAAATGAAATGGTAGTTCGAACGAAGTTGCCAGCCTTGCATGGAAAGTTTTCAAAGCCATTCGGATCTATGCACTCTGATTCAGCGAAAACGTTGGactcatcgaagaagctcaagaacataattttcttcaaggactTCCAGCATTTGATAGCAGACCGCAGAGAACTGGCGTTGGAGTATCAACTAACGGATTCGAATTTGGAGAAAATGACTAGAAATAACGCACTTGTGGCAGAGAAATACAATATGGAAGAGATCAGTCACTGCTGGCAGGTACTGTCAGATATGTTAATgaaaaaagaggaagacgacCCCTATGATCTGGTATGGGATAATCATCCCATGGGAATCAAGTGGTTTGTCAAGGAAGCCATCAAATACTTTGAGCAGAAGAATAATCTGCAGATGTTGGCAATGCTATTCTGTGTTGTAGCGAATCAATTCTGTCCGAATCAGTCGAAGAACAGTACAGACCACGAAAGTCGGAttatgaagaagaaagtgGAAAGTTTGGTGACTTTTTGTACCAACGATGTCGTAGGCTCGTTTAGAACAGATCTACACTCACATTGTTCGAGCAGTTTAGCGTCAAACTCTCTAGAAGCGATAAACAGGAGCAGACACTCGCCAGATGACGTTTCTGTGAAGTCAGAAGATTACTTCAGCATGAGACACCACAGCTACAATGGGCAACCTTCCGGTACAACTCCTCCACTGCCTGGGCGGAATCACAGAACTCAGGCTCAAACACCGGATGTCTATGTTCAGCTGCTTTACGATGATGTTCTTGAATCTATCGAAAATCCAAATAGAAATCTACTGGATCCACCTGAAGCAAGGAAACTCGCATCATACAGTTACCAGTACGCTAAGCTTCTATCGAGATGGCTGCTTCCGATTGAGAGGGttgaaatgatcaaaataAGTTTCGACGCAAAGAAGGACAGTACAGATTACGAACCTCAGATAGCAGACGAGAATAGAGATCTCTATGGGGGTATTGTTACGACGTGGCGACAGAATGAAGGGGATAAACCccttttccaaaactgcAACTACTGTGGGCTCAAGGTCACTAGAAGTATATTTGTATGCCAGAGCTGTGAGCATATTATGCACTCAGCATGCGCTACAGAGTGGTGGCAAAGTAGCCAAGAATGTGCATCTGGCTGCCGCTGTCGGTGCCCTGAAGTCTTTCCCTGTACCTAG
- the ERG27 gene encoding 3-keto-steroid reductase (ancestral locus Anc_8.289), translating into MVSILNAYYDLSQKYSAIDYFFVNAAQGVYDGIDWVGATKQVMSNVIESVTNPTYRIQRVGVKSADDLGLVFQANVFGPYYLIHKILPLLSAGKAKVIWVSSLMSDPKFHSLQDIQMLKSDTTYEGSKRLVDLLHLGTLEEMKDQGIQQYLVQPGIFISHSFSVYLNFFTYYGMLLLFYIARWIGSPWHNIDGYKAANAPVYVATLANAKSEQLRLKYGSATDKNGKEYIKTQEVDGTGASDVRDYFDKLASEWDEKLKDQITNTRVPI; encoded by the coding sequence ATGGTAAGCATTTTGAATGCTTACTATGATCTGAGCCAGAAGTACTCTGCAATTGACTACTTCTTTGTCAATGCTGCGCAAGGTGTCTATGATGGCATTGACTGGGTTGGCGCTACAAAGCAAGTTATGAGTAATGTTATCGAGTCAGTGACGAATCCAACGTATAGAATTCAGAGAGTCGGGGTCAAGTCAGCAGACGATCTGGGACTTGTTTTCCAAGCAAATGTGTTTGGACCTTATTATTTGATTCACAAGATCTTACCGCTCTTATCTGCCGGTAAGGCCAAGGTGATTTGGGTATCCAGTTTGATGTCTGATCCAAAGTTTCACTCTTTGCAAGATATTCAGATGTTGAAGTCCGATACGACTTATGAGGGCTCTAAGAGACTGGTGGATCTGCTTCACTTGGGAACGCTTGAAGAAATGAAAGATCAGGGTATTCAGCAATACCTCGTTCAGCCTGGTATCTTTATCAGTCACTCATTTTCTGTTTACCtgaattttttcacttaTTATGGTATGCTTCTGCTATTTTACATTGCTAGATGGATCGGCTCGCCATGGCACAACATTGATGGCTACAAGGCTGCCAATGCTCCAGTCTATGTTGCGACCTTGGCAAATGCTAAATCTGAACAGCTAAGACTAAAGTACGGATCAGCGACTGATAAAAATGGCAAGGAATATATCAAGACACAAGAAGTAGACGGCACAGGCGCCAGCGATGTTCGCGACTACTTCGATAAATTGGCCTCAGAATGGGATGAAAAGCTTAAAGATCAAATTACTAACACAAGAGTTCCTATTTGA
- the ARO1 gene encoding pentafunctional protein ARO1p (ancestral locus Anc_8.287) — protein MVALEKVPILGKKTIHVGYNMHSHIVRTIVDECPSSTYVVINDTNLLKVPYYHTVLNELKENLPEGSRLLEYVVKPGEANKTRETKADIEDYLLSQGCTRDTLIIAVGGGVIGDMIGFVASTFMRGVRVVQVPTSLLAMVDSSIGGKTAVDTPLGKNFIGAFWQPEFILVDIKWLESLPKREFINGIAEVIKTACIWNSDEFARLEANAGLFLDVVNDAKLLNVANEKTNDIEELSYTPIDRMLEHTFKLVLESIKVKAEVVSSDERESSLRNLLNFGHSIGHAYEAILTPQALHGECVSIGMVKEAELSRYLGILTSTQVARLYKILVAYGLPVSPEEKWFKELTLHKKTPLDVLLSKMSIDKKNDGSKKKVVILESIGKCYGKSAHVVSDEDLRFVLTDETLVSPFNNIPADQVKVITPPGSKSISNRALILAALGRGTCRIKNLLHSDDTKHMLTAVQELNGATITWEDNGETVVLEGHGGETLRACKEPLYLGNAGTASRFLTSVAALVQSSADQDYVVLTGNARMQQRPIGPLVDSLRENGTEIEYLNSEGSLPIKVSTNSVFKGGRIELAATVSSQYVSSILMCAPYAQTPVTLALVGGKPISQLYVDMTIKMMEKFGVKVEASKTEANTYHIPKAQYINPPEYIIESDASSATYPLAFAAMTGTTVTVPNIGSESLQGDARFAVDVLKPMGCKVEQTATCTTVTGPPRGSLRPLKHVDMEPMTDAFLTACVVAAIAHDDDPNSQNTTTIEGIANQRVKECNRIEAMATQLAKFGVSTKELPDGIQVHGLNSLDELKVPSDSSGPIGVETYDDHRVAMSFSLLAGMTNSQKPTGEPVQVVRVLERHCTGKTWPGWWDVLHTDLGARLDGAEPLPVSSKRANKSIVIIGMRAAGKSTISRWCAASLGYKLVDLDVLFEEKYAKCSVKDFVSEHGWDEFRALETKVFQDVIEKHGDDGYVFSTGGGIVESSDARKSLQKFASKGGIVLHLHRDIEETIVFLQNDPSRPAYVEEIREVWERREKWYTECSNFTFFAPHCSNEIQFQNLRRAFETFISTITGHREVTIPKKRSTFVCLTFEDLTERVDELPAIVYGCDAVEVRVDHLAKLDSDYVSKQLSILRSATDSLPIIFTVRTKKQGGHFPDDDFKSLEELYNIALKAGVEFIDLELTLPATLQYKVLNNKGYTKIIGSHHDFAGEFSWDDAEWENRYNQASCLDVDVIKFVGMAKTFDDNMSLERFRDGHKSKPLIAINMGELGKVSRVLNAVLTPVTSELLPSAAAPGQLTLAQINQIYTSIGGMRPKSFYVVGKPISHSRSPTLHNTGYKILGLPHNFSKFETDSASEVKEKLLDGEPNLGGLAVTIPLKLDIMPFMNELTEAAKIIGAVNTVTPLGNGSFQGDNTDWLGIRNSLVGNGVPESLAGMAGLVIGAGGTSRAAVYALHMMGCSEIFMINRTASKLKSLQREFPESYKIKVIESADEIEASETPVGVAVNCVPGDKPIDDVLLGKLERFLNKGVHSSFVPTLLEAAYKPAVTPIMKIAHDKYQWQVIPGSQMLVHQGVAQFQKWTKLRAPFKAIFDAVTKD, from the coding sequence ATGGTGGCACTGGAAAAAGTGCCCATTTTGGGTAAGAAGACGATCCATGTTGGATACAATATGCATTCGCATATTGTGCGGACTATAGTCGACGAATGCCCCTCTTCGACTTATGTGGTGATTAATGACACcaatttgttgaaagtgCCGTATTATCATACCGTTTTGAATGAATTGAAGGAGAACTTGCCTGAGGGATCCCGTTTGTTAGAATACGTGGTCAAGCCTGGGGAGGCTAACAAGACAAGAGAAACAAAGGCTGACATCGAGGATTATTTGCTATCGCAGGGATGCACCCGTGACACGCTCATCATTGCCGTAGGCGGTGGTGTCATTGGTGATATGATTGGATTTGTGGCTTCAACGTTTATGAGAGGTGTGCGAGTGGTACAGGTTCCAACGTCGCTGCTTGCGATGGTAGACTCTTCTATCGGTGGTAAGACTGCTGTCGACACGCCTTTGGGAAAAAACTTTATTGGTGCGTTTTGGCAACCCGAGTTCATTTTGGTCGACATTAAGTGGCTGGAGTCGTTGCCAAAAAGAGAGTTTATCAATGGTATTGCTGAAGTGATCAAGACTGCCTGTATTTGGAATTCTGATGAATTTGCAAGACTAGAAGCGAATGCAGGTCTGTTCTTGGACGTTGTCAATGATGCCAAGCTCTTGAATGTCGCCAATGAAAAAACTAACGATATAGAAGAACTCTCTTATACGCCAATCGACAGGATGTTGGAGCATACGTTCAAGTTGGTGTTGGAGAGTATTAAGGTGAAAGCAGAGGTTGTGTCTTCAGATGAACGTGAATCAAGTCTGAGAAATCTTCTAAATTTCGGCCACTCTATCGGTCATGCATATGAAGCGATCTTGACTCCACAGGCGTTGCATGGTGAATGTGTTTCGATCGGTATGGTCAAAGAGGCTGAGCTTTCCCGTTATCTGGGAATCTTGACGTCCACGCAGGTGGCACGTCTATACAAGATCCTAGTGGCTTACGGGTTGCCTGTCTcgccagaagaaaaatggtTCAAAGAACTCACTTTGCACAAGAAAACCCCTCTGGATGTTCTGCTAAGTAAGATGAGCATAGATAAGAAAAATGATGgatccaagaagaaggtggtTATTTTGGAAAGCATCGGTAAGTGCTACGGTAAATCCGCTCATGTGGtatctgatgaagatttaAGATTTGTGCTAACTGATGAGACATTGGTTTCGCCTTTCAACAATATCCCCGCTGACCAAGTTAAGGTTATCACGCCTCCAGGTTCAAAGTCCATTTCTAATAGAGCCCTAATTTTGGCTGCTTTGGGACGCGGAACATGTAGGATCAAGAATTTACTACACTCTGATGATACCAAACACATGTTGACTGCTGTTCAAGAGCTAAATGGAGCTACGATCACTTGGGAGGATAACGGTGAGACTGTTGTTCTCGAGGGTCATGGTGGCGAGACTTTGCGAGCCTGTAAAGAACCGCTCTATCTAGGTAACGCTGGTACGGCCTCAAGATTTTTGACTTCTGTAGCGGCTCTAGTTCAATCTTCGGCGGATCAGGATTATGTTGTGCTGACAGGCAATGCAAGGATGCAACAGAGACCTATAGGTCCATTAGTGGACTCATTGAGAGAAAACGGAACTGAGATAGAGTATCTAAACTCAGAGGGATCATTGCCAATTAAGGTATCGACTAACTCAGTTTTCAAGGGCGGCAGAATTGAACTTGCAGCAACTGTTTCGTCTCAATACGTTTCTTCCATTTTGATGTGTGCGCCTTATGCTCAGACTCCTGTGACACTAGCCCTTGTAGGTGGAAAGCCAATTTCTCAACTTTATGTTGATATGACAATTAAGATGATGGAAAAATTCGGTGTGAAGGTGGAAGCCTCTAAGACTGAAGCTAATACGTACCACATTCCGAAAGCTCAATACATTAACCCGCCAGAATACATCATCGAAAGTGATGCATCTAGTGCTACGTATCCCTTGGCTTTTGCTGCGATGACAGGAACCACCGTTACTGTGCCTAATATCGGAAGCGAATCTTTGCAGGGCGATGCAAGATTTGCTGTCGATGTCTTGAAGCCAATGGGTTGTAAAGTGGAACAAACGGCCACTTGTACTACTGTCACCGGTCCTCCAAGAGGCTCTTTGAGACCGCTGAAACACGTTGACATGGAACCTATGACCGATGCGTTCTTAACAGCTTGTGTGGTTGCAGCAATTGCACATGATGATGATCCAAATTCTCAAAACACAACAACCATTGAGGGTATCGCTAATCAGCGTGTTAAGGAATGTAACAGAATTGAGGCAATGGCTACTCAACTGGCAAAGTTCGGAGTTTCTACTAAGGAACTGCCAGATGGTATTCAAGTTCATGGATTGAACTCTTTGGATGAGTTGAAGGTCCCATCTGACTCATCAGGACCTATCGGTGTTGAGACTTATGACGATCACCGTGTTGCAAtgagcttttctcttcttgcAGGGATGACCAACTCTCAAAAACCGACCGGCGAGCCTGTTCAAGTGGTCAGAGTTTTGGAAAGACATTGTACGGGTAAGACTTGGCCAGGTTGGTGGGATGTTTTGCACACAGATTTGGGAGCCAGATTAGATGGTGCAGAGCCACTACCAGTCTCGAGTAAAAGAGCTAATAAGAGTATTGTTATCATTGGTATGAGGGCTGCAGGCAAGTCAACTATCAGCAGATGGTGTGCAGCTTCGCTAGGATACAAATTGGTCGATTTGGATgttctctttgaagagaagtACGCAAAATGTTCGGTCAAGGATTTTGTGTCTGAACATGGCTGGGATGAGTTCCGCGCTCTGGAAACTAAGGTTTTCCAAGATGTTATTGAAAAGCATGGCGATGACGGCTATGTCTTTTCGACCGGTGGTGGAATTGTCGAATCTTCTGATGCCAGAAAGTCTCTGCAGAAATTTGCTTCTAAAGGGGGAATAGTTTTGCACCTTCACAGAGATATAGAGGAGACAATCGTCTTTCTGCAGAACGATCCTAGCAGACCGGCCTATGTGGAAGAAATTAGGGAGGTCTGGGAAAGACGAGAGAAGTGGTACACCGAATGCTCCAACTTTACCTTTTTTGCTCCTCATTGTTCGAATGAGATTCAGTTCCagaatttgagaagagcTTTTGAGACATTCATCTCCACCATTACTGGCCACAGAGAGGTGACAATTCCGAAAAAAAGATCTACTTTCGTGTGCTTgacatttgaagatctgACCGAGAGAGTTGATGAGCTACCAGCAATAGTTTATGGATGCGATGCTGTGGAGGTTAGAGTCGATCATTTAGCTAAGCTTGACTCCGATTATGTCTCGAAGCAGTTGTCGATCCTGCGGTCTGCTACTGATAGCTTACCAATAATTTTCACTGTAAGGACCAAAAAGCAAGGTGGACACTTTCCAGACGATGACTTCAAGTCATTAGAGGAATTGTACAACATTGCATTGAAGGCCGGTGTTGAGTTCATTGATCTCGAGCTTACTTTACCAGCAACACTACAGTACAAAGTTCTGAACAACAAAGGATACACTAAGATAATCGGCTCTCATCACGACTTCGCAGGTGAATTTTCCTGGGATGATGCAGAGTGGGAGAATAGATACAATCAAGCCAGCTGTTTGGATGTCGACGTCATCAAGTTTGTTGGTATGGCGAAAACCTTCGATGATAATATGTCTCTAGAAAGATTCAGAGACGGTCATAAATCGAAACCGTTGATTGCCATCAACATGGGTGAACTAGGCAAAGTCTCACGCGTTTTAAATGCAGTATTAACGCCTGTCACATCAGAACTGTTGCCTAGCGCTGCAGCACCTGGTCAACTGACCTTGGCTCAGATCAATCAGATTTACACATCAATCGGCGGAATGAGACCAAAGAGCTTTTACGTCGTCGGCAAGCCAATCTCTCACTCGAGATCACCCACACTGCATAACACCGGTTACAAAATACTGGGCCTACCTcacaatttcagcaagTTTGAAACTGACTCGGCTTCTGAGGTCAAAGAAAAGTTGCTTGACGGTGAACCAAACCTGGGCGGTTTAGCTGTAACCATTCCTTTGAAGCTTGATATTATGCCATTTATGAACGAACTCACCGAGGCCGCTAAGATAATCGGTGCGGTCAATACAGTCACGCCTCTGGGCAATGGTTCTTTCCAAGGCGATAACACGGATTGGCTAGGCATCAGAAACTCTTTGGTCGGTAACGGAGTCCCAGAGAGCTTGGCCGGCATGGCCGGTCTCGTTATAGGAGCTGGAGGAACTTCAAGAGCTGCTGTCTATGCCCTTCATATGATGGGCTGTTCTGAGATTTTCATGATCAACAGAACGGCATCCAAGTTAAAGAGTCTCCAGAGGGAGTTTCCTGAGTCATATAAGATAAAGGTTATTGAATCCGCggatgagattgaagcGTCAGAAACACCTGTTGGAGTTGCCGTCAATTGCGTGCCTGGAGACAAGCCTATTGATGACGTCCTTCTAGGGAAGCTTGAAAGATTCCTGAACAAGGGGGTGCATTCTTCTTTCGTCCCAACACTTTTAGAGGCAGCCTACAAGCCTGCAGTCACCCCTATCATGAAGATTGCGCATGATAAGTATCAATGGCAAGTTATTCCAGGGTCTCAAATGCTTGTCCACCAAGGCGTTGCGCAGTTCCAAAAGTGGACCAAATTGAGGGCACCATTCAAGGCTATCTTCGACGCCGTCACTAAAGATTAG